A stretch of the uncultured Trichococcus sp. genome encodes the following:
- a CDS encoding ferredoxin reductase family protein: MNRKLMRMLIVAAYILLPVLIAAVSLRNRSFLSAGPPFLGIVSYSWLLTGVIIASRPRFIEHYFSLDKLNRFHAIMAVVALSIGVTHKLWVTALWGWAYRYSTIFGDLAIIFFLTIAVLSALIMTNWFGRKKIVKTAKTTVKKYPIANYEKMKVIHNFNILAAAFLAVHVLTMTVIVQGDYLAAAIFGGYFALAFGLYINHKFLKPVRLKKNLYTVTATTQEKGNVLEVHLKPEKGEAFAYQAGQFVFLRLYDAHYSSEEHPFSLISAPQDRDEVALAIKDSGDYTHRIQTLQPGIKASLEGPYGGMWHVQEGMHDNAVSMVMFAGGIGITPMLGILENSVRLQFPNRTVLVWSLKDRNEYGFTEKLQTFKEKLPDFRLVPFFANESGFLDEGKIDKILQENEIRFEAAEYLLCGPPPFMNAVEAVLLKKGVPKERIHYETFGL; the protein is encoded by the coding sequence ATGAACAGAAAACTGATGCGCATGCTGATTGTTGCCGCTTACATCCTTCTCCCTGTGCTTATCGCTGCAGTCTCCCTCAGGAACAGAAGTTTCCTTTCCGCAGGCCCACCTTTTTTGGGAATCGTGTCCTATTCTTGGCTTTTGACGGGCGTCATCATCGCATCCCGGCCTAGATTCATCGAACATTATTTCAGCCTGGATAAACTGAATCGATTCCACGCCATCATGGCCGTTGTCGCCTTGTCTATCGGAGTCACCCATAAATTATGGGTGACGGCTCTTTGGGGCTGGGCATACCGCTATTCGACCATCTTTGGGGACTTGGCCATCATCTTCTTTTTGACCATCGCCGTCCTTTCTGCACTCATCATGACGAACTGGTTCGGACGAAAGAAAATCGTCAAAACGGCCAAAACAACTGTCAAAAAATATCCCATCGCCAACTACGAAAAAATGAAAGTCATCCATAATTTCAACATCCTCGCTGCCGCTTTTTTGGCTGTCCATGTCTTGACCATGACCGTGATTGTGCAGGGGGACTACCTTGCAGCTGCGATTTTTGGAGGCTATTTCGCTTTGGCGTTTGGCCTGTATATCAACCACAAATTCCTCAAACCAGTCAGACTCAAAAAAAACCTGTACACAGTCACCGCGACAACACAGGAAAAGGGCAATGTCCTGGAAGTCCATCTGAAGCCTGAAAAGGGGGAAGCATTCGCTTATCAAGCAGGGCAGTTTGTCTTCCTGCGCCTCTATGATGCGCACTATTCATCGGAAGAGCATCCTTTTTCGCTGATCAGCGCCCCGCAGGATCGGGATGAAGTCGCACTGGCCATCAAGGACTCGGGTGATTATACGCACCGGATCCAAACGTTGCAACCGGGGATAAAAGCCTCGCTTGAAGGTCCATATGGGGGTATGTGGCATGTTCAGGAAGGCATGCACGATAATGCTGTCAGTATGGTCATGTTTGCGGGAGGTATCGGGATCACGCCGATGCTGGGAATATTGGAAAATAGTGTACGCTTGCAATTTCCGAACAGGACGGTACTGGTTTGGAGTCTGAAAGATCGGAATGAATATGGTTTTACCGAGAAACTGCAAACTTTCAAGGAAAAGCTCCCAGATTTCCGTTTGGTGCCATTCTTTGCCAATGAGAGCGGCTTTCTTGATGAAGGGAAAATCGATAAGATTCTCCAGGAAAATGAAATCCGATTTGAGGCTGCTGAGTACTTGTTGTGCGGTCCGCCGCCATTCATGAATGCCGTCGAAGCAGTTTTGCTCAAAAAAGGTGTCCCCAAAGAACGCATCCACTATGAAACATTTGGTTTATGA
- a CDS encoding nucleoid-associated protein gives MIRIKEAILHILDINTNEPIFSYAGLDTSERMMIEYIEAMVAKVEDSDSMKDGILEEDNPMIALFKNCQSDFVEGTKALSEKFFNVTKLNPEIPPADLLIAHFELDEVPCLGVFKLNYSDSYTHFVSYEGDVLTNQIILNRAILPSQRQAIQEGLVVNLEQMVYHVIEKKHMIAELGEKVNYFTEMFLEDTPKPSLKENISIIKKAVQKTSKAFNDEEFQVLAETKEAIVMSMQEDNLIDNEKIAEALFGDNFAKKQKYFEQVEELGYVDRAPAEAAVAGPKYSKQKFRLDNGIEISIPLELYKDPDVVEFINNPDGTTSVIIKNIEKIKNLF, from the coding sequence TTGATACGCATTAAGGAAGCCATTTTACACATTTTGGACATCAATACGAATGAACCGATTTTTTCCTATGCAGGACTGGATACATCAGAACGCATGATGATTGAATACATTGAAGCGATGGTCGCAAAGGTCGAAGATTCCGACAGCATGAAGGACGGGATTTTGGAAGAGGACAATCCAATGATTGCCCTGTTCAAGAATTGTCAAAGCGATTTCGTCGAAGGCACGAAAGCCTTGTCGGAAAAATTCTTCAATGTGACAAAATTGAATCCCGAAATCCCGCCCGCTGATTTGCTGATTGCGCATTTTGAATTGGACGAAGTGCCGTGCCTTGGGGTATTCAAGCTGAATTACTCAGACAGCTATACGCACTTTGTTTCGTATGAAGGGGACGTTCTGACCAACCAGATCATCTTGAACCGTGCCATCCTCCCGTCACAAAGGCAAGCCATCCAAGAAGGCCTCGTCGTGAATCTGGAGCAAATGGTCTACCATGTCATCGAGAAAAAACACATGATTGCAGAACTCGGAGAAAAGGTGAACTACTTCACGGAAATGTTCCTCGAGGACACGCCGAAACCGAGCCTGAAGGAGAACATCTCGATCATCAAGAAAGCCGTCCAAAAGACAAGCAAAGCCTTCAATGATGAAGAATTCCAGGTATTGGCCGAAACGAAGGAAGCCATCGTCATGAGCATGCAGGAAGACAATCTCATCGATAATGAAAAGATTGCTGAGGCCCTGTTCGGCGATAACTTCGCCAAAAAGCAAAAATATTTCGAACAGGTCGAGGAATTAGGCTATGTTGACCGAGCCCCGGCAGAAGCGGCAGTAGCCGGTCCGAAATATTCCAAACAAAAATTCAGGCTCGATAACGGCATCGAAATCAGCATTCCACTGGAGCTTTACAAAGACCCGGACGTCGTGGAATTCATCAATAACCCTGATGGCACCACATCCGTCATCATCAAAAACATCGAGAAGATCAAAAACCTGTTTTGA
- a CDS encoding DMT family transporter, whose translation MSQYKSGVLFTVVGALLWGVSGTSGQFLLQHRGLTSGWLVAVRMLMAGLILLVLCYKKEEGAIFRVWKDKRDRLDMFLFAALGLSFCQYTYFATISHSNAGTATVLQFLAPVLIMIYLSFKNSRLPRPAEMTAIIFAVAGIFLLATHGRFDSLSTSKEALTYGLLSAVAVVIYNLQPARLIKTYGTLLSLGWGMLIGGILLSIMYQPWRIIGTWDIAAFASLLVIILFGTVISFSLYLEGVQRIGATVGSLLSSAEPLSATFLSVVWLGTSLHWTDLVGIVLILSTVFLLTLKPKTLKSSEAIQIDPNI comes from the coding sequence ATGTCTCAATATAAATCCGGCGTGCTGTTTACCGTTGTAGGTGCGCTACTGTGGGGTGTTTCAGGTACCAGCGGGCAGTTTCTGCTGCAACATCGCGGGTTGACATCCGGTTGGCTTGTTGCCGTCAGGATGCTGATGGCCGGCTTGATTTTGTTGGTGCTGTGCTACAAGAAAGAAGAGGGAGCCATCTTTCGGGTCTGGAAAGACAAACGGGACCGATTGGACATGTTCCTGTTCGCGGCTTTGGGACTGTCGTTCTGCCAATACACCTATTTTGCGACCATCAGCCATTCGAATGCTGGAACGGCAACGGTTCTTCAATTTTTGGCCCCGGTTCTCATCATGATTTACCTTTCTTTCAAGAACAGTAGATTACCACGGCCAGCTGAAATGACAGCCATTATTTTTGCCGTCGCCGGCATTTTTCTGTTGGCCACACATGGCCGGTTCGATAGTCTGTCCACATCGAAGGAAGCGTTGACGTACGGACTCTTGTCGGCTGTGGCTGTCGTCATCTACAACCTCCAGCCTGCCCGTCTGATAAAAACTTATGGGACGCTGCTGTCATTGGGATGGGGAATGCTGATCGGGGGTATTCTGCTGTCGATTATGTACCAGCCTTGGCGGATCATCGGCACATGGGACATCGCTGCGTTTGCTTCCCTGCTGGTCATCATCCTTTTTGGGACGGTCATTTCCTTCAGTCTCTACCTAGAAGGGGTGCAGCGTATCGGCGCAACGGTCGGGAGTCTGCTTTCATCGGCCGAACCGCTTTCTGCAACATTCCTTTCCGTTGTTTGGCTGGGAACCAGTCTGCACTGGACGGATCTTGTCGGCATCGTCTTGATCCTGTCGACTGTGTTCCTGTTGACGCTGAAACCTAAAACATTGAAGTCGAGTGAGGCTATCCAAATCGATCCGAATATCTGA
- a CDS encoding FAD-dependent oxidoreductase, translated as MRIVIIGGVAGGMSAATRLRRLNEDAEIIVLEKGPFVSFANCGLPYYVSGDIQERSDLLVQTPEQLRARFDLDVRPFSEAIAIDPDKREVTVRSKEGEYQLAYDKVILSPGAKPFVPPAEGLSEAKNIFTMRNVPDVDAVTGFILEHKPKKAVVIGAGFIGLEMAESLAHRGLAVTIVEKAPHVLPPFDEEMAAYLTDELVANGVTLYTGVAATAFQNEGKTIILENGVTLESDLTIMSVGVQPENSLAISAGIETGMRGGILVDENYETSKKDIYAVGDAIIVKQQITGEDTMIALASPANRQGRQVADVISGLNRKNKGSIGTAIVRVFGLAGGSTGLNERQLQLSGKEYAVVHIQGKSHAGYYPNASAIVLKLIFHPKTGEIYGAQAIGADGVDKRIDIIATAIKGNLTVHDLPELEFTYAPPFGSAKDPVNMAGYAAMNIIEGVSESIQWHELDKMQEAGYQLLDVRSESEIERLGALKDAINIPVDDLRARIGELSKETPIIVSCQSGLRSYIAERVLKQNGFTVKNLDGAFSLYATVRPEKVVK; from the coding sequence ATGAGAATTGTTATTATCGGTGGAGTGGCAGGCGGTATGTCCGCTGCAACACGTTTGAGAAGATTGAATGAAGACGCAGAAATCATCGTACTGGAAAAAGGACCTTTCGTTTCCTTTGCGAACTGCGGCTTGCCTTACTATGTTTCAGGCGATATCCAAGAACGCAGTGATCTCTTGGTCCAAACCCCTGAACAACTGCGTGCACGCTTTGACTTGGATGTCCGTCCTTTCAGCGAAGCGATCGCGATCGATCCGGATAAAAGAGAAGTGACTGTCCGTTCAAAAGAGGGCGAATACCAACTGGCATACGATAAAGTCATTTTATCCCCTGGAGCAAAACCATTCGTACCACCAGCAGAAGGTCTGTCCGAAGCCAAAAACATCTTCACGATGCGCAATGTACCGGATGTGGATGCTGTCACAGGTTTCATCCTTGAGCATAAACCGAAAAAAGCAGTCGTCATCGGAGCAGGCTTCATCGGTCTTGAGATGGCAGAGAGCTTAGCGCACCGCGGTTTGGCTGTGACGATCGTCGAAAAGGCACCGCATGTCTTACCTCCTTTCGATGAAGAGATGGCAGCTTACTTAACAGATGAACTAGTAGCAAACGGTGTGACACTGTATACAGGAGTTGCGGCTACAGCTTTCCAGAATGAAGGGAAAACGATCATACTGGAAAACGGTGTGACATTGGAAAGCGACTTGACCATCATGTCAGTCGGTGTCCAACCTGAGAACAGCCTAGCAATCTCTGCAGGAATCGAAACAGGCATGCGCGGCGGTATCCTTGTCGATGAAAACTATGAAACAAGCAAAAAAGACATCTATGCAGTCGGTGACGCAATCATCGTGAAGCAACAAATCACTGGTGAAGATACCATGATTGCGTTGGCTTCACCTGCGAACCGCCAAGGCCGCCAAGTTGCCGACGTCATCAGCGGCTTGAACAGAAAAAATAAAGGCAGCATCGGTACAGCAATCGTGCGTGTATTCGGCTTGGCCGGTGGATCCACTGGCTTAAATGAACGTCAATTGCAACTGTCAGGAAAAGAGTATGCAGTTGTGCATATTCAAGGGAAAAGCCATGCAGGGTATTATCCGAATGCATCCGCGATCGTCCTGAAATTGATTTTCCATCCGAAAACCGGTGAAATTTACGGAGCGCAAGCTATCGGGGCAGATGGCGTAGACAAACGTATCGACATCATCGCTACAGCAATCAAAGGGAATTTGACGGTCCACGATCTGCCGGAATTGGAATTCACATACGCACCGCCTTTCGGATCGGCCAAAGATCCAGTAAATATGGCCGGATATGCAGCCATGAACATCATTGAAGGCGTCTCTGAATCCATTCAATGGCATGAATTGGATAAGATGCAGGAAGCAGGCTATCAACTGTTGGACGTCCGCAGCGAGAGCGAAATCGAAAGACTAGGTGCCTTGAAGGATGCCATCAATATCCCTGTCGACGATTTGCGCGCCCGCATAGGGGAATTATCAAAAGAAACACCTATCATCGTCAGCTGCCAAAGCGGCTTACGCAGCTATATAGCAGAACGTGTATTGAAACAAAATGGATTTACAGTCAAAAATTTAGATGGTGCATTCAGCTTATATGCAACCGTCAGACCAGAAAAGGTGGTAAAATAA
- a CDS encoding cytochrome b5 domain-containing protein: MQTFTLEELSQYTGKDGQPGYVAVDGVVYDVTNVEAWKDGEHQMGLTAGNELSEEINSSPHGKQVLEGLPIVGEFVE; the protein is encoded by the coding sequence ATGCAAACCTTCACGCTTGAAGAACTCAGCCAATACACCGGCAAGGACGGCCAGCCTGGTTATGTTGCCGTCGATGGGGTAGTTTATGACGTCACAAACGTGGAAGCATGGAAAGACGGGGAACATCAAATGGGATTGACTGCCGGCAATGAATTGTCGGAAGAAATCAATAGTTCGCCTCATGGCAAACAGGTACTTGAGGGATTGCCGATCGTGGGCGAGTTTGTCGAATGA
- a CDS encoding rhodanese-like domain-containing protein: MYQSITMPEFEQLWKKNPVKLVDVREADEFAHAHVDGAISMPLSGLEDTADQLDKDENYYVMCLSGARSMAACQYLASKGYKVTNVMGGISAWRGEVV; the protein is encoded by the coding sequence ATGTATCAATCAATTACAATGCCGGAATTCGAACAATTATGGAAAAAAAATCCTGTCAAACTAGTGGACGTACGTGAAGCGGACGAATTTGCACATGCGCACGTCGATGGTGCCATCTCTATGCCTTTGAGCGGATTGGAAGACACTGCCGATCAACTGGATAAGGATGAAAATTACTATGTTATGTGCTTGAGCGGTGCACGTTCAATGGCAGCTTGCCAATATCTTGCTTCAAAAGGCTACAAAGTGACCAATGTAATGGGAGGTATTTCGGCCTGGAGGGGTGAAGTCGTGTGA
- a CDS encoding rhodanese-like domain-containing protein: MLFNLFNSMPSVSTKELEAKLTEKPQIIDVREPNEFIGGHIPGAKNVPLRKVETYTPKGKVYVICQSGARSKRAATVLKSKGYDVVNVKGGMSAWSGPTRGGKL; this comes from the coding sequence ATGCTATTTAATTTATTCAACAGTATGCCTTCCGTTTCCACAAAGGAATTGGAAGCCAAATTAACCGAAAAACCACAAATAATCGATGTCCGTGAACCGAATGAATTCATCGGAGGACATATTCCGGGAGCAAAAAATGTTCCGTTAAGAAAAGTTGAAACATATACCCCTAAGGGTAAGGTTTACGTAATCTGCCAATCAGGTGCTCGCAGCAAACGTGCAGCGACTGTCTTAAAATCCAAAGGCTATGATGTAGTCAATGTCAAAGGTGGCATGTCCGCATGGTCAGGGCCTACAAGAGGAGGAAAACTATGA
- a CDS encoding metal-sensitive transcriptional regulator: MNQYNKNIINRMKRAEGQMRGILAMMEDGKDCSDVVTQLSAVRSSIDRAMGIIVAENLVACVNDQEKDGMSKEESVQQAINLLVKSR; this comes from the coding sequence GTGAACCAATACAACAAAAATATAATCAACCGCATGAAGCGTGCGGAAGGACAGATGCGCGGCATACTTGCCATGATGGAAGACGGGAAGGACTGTTCTGATGTCGTGACGCAGTTGTCCGCAGTCCGATCCAGCATCGACCGCGCAATGGGCATCATCGTTGCGGAAAACCTGGTTGCCTGCGTGAATGACCAAGAGAAGGATGGCATGTCCAAGGAAGAAAGCGTCCAACAAGCAATCAATCTGCTGGTTAAGAGCAGATAG
- a CDS encoding glycoside hydrolase family 3 N-terminal domain-containing protein, with protein MRVDLTTKPYNLDAEGIKWVKDTIAGMSVEEKIGQLFINMGSERTEEYLTGVLNNYHIGGVRYNPGMAEEVYEQNKILQENSKIPLLIAANTEAGGNGACKDGTYVGVEVKIAATNDTKYAYEMGRVSGVEAAAIGCNWSFAPIVDINRNWRNPIIATRTWSGDVDKTIAMSLAYMKGIQESGIAPAAKHFPGDGIDERDQHLSFSVNPYSTEEWDATFGKVYGTLFDAGLPSIMAGHISLPEYVKHFNPEATVQEQIMPATLNKYILTDLLRDKMGFNGLVVTDASHMVAMTSAMKRQDMLPTAIAAGSDLFLFFNDPDEDFQWMLDGYNNGVITDDRLEEALTRILGTKAALGLHKKAKTEILPAKEEAMAKIGLPENKAIAVEVADKAITLVKNNQNIFPISPDKTKRVLLVNVEGHKGGFGAMIGGEAVRPVDTLKGILEAEGFEVSIWESTEERINKLPEEERAAAVANVYAQKRPIKDLIAAYDLVINVASVQPNTDQRIQWPASKGTPDIPFYVHEIPTIFVSVQAPNHLADVPQVQTYINTYDSKDFTLQALVDKMVGRSEFTGVSPVDAFCGFLDTRY; from the coding sequence ATGAGAGTCGATTTAACTACTAAACCTTATAACTTGGATGCCGAGGGAATCAAGTGGGTCAAAGATACGATTGCAGGCATGTCTGTCGAAGAAAAAATCGGGCAACTGTTCATCAATATGGGATCGGAACGCACGGAGGAATATTTGACGGGCGTATTGAACAACTATCACATCGGCGGAGTCCGCTATAATCCTGGCATGGCGGAAGAAGTATACGAGCAAAACAAAATTCTGCAGGAAAACAGCAAAATTCCGTTATTGATCGCTGCCAACACCGAAGCAGGCGGCAACGGTGCATGCAAAGACGGTACGTATGTCGGCGTTGAAGTGAAAATCGCAGCCACGAACGACACGAAGTACGCCTATGAAATGGGCCGCGTTTCCGGTGTTGAAGCTGCCGCTATCGGCTGCAACTGGAGTTTTGCTCCGATCGTGGACATCAACCGCAACTGGCGCAATCCGATCATCGCAACCCGTACATGGAGCGGCGATGTGGACAAGACGATCGCCATGTCATTGGCTTATATGAAGGGTATCCAGGAGAGCGGCATCGCACCAGCGGCAAAACACTTCCCTGGGGACGGAATCGACGAACGCGACCAACATCTATCTTTCAGCGTAAACCCATATTCCACTGAAGAATGGGATGCTACTTTCGGTAAAGTGTACGGCACTTTGTTCGATGCCGGCTTGCCTTCCATCATGGCAGGTCACATCTCTTTGCCAGAATACGTTAAACACTTCAACCCTGAAGCAACTGTTCAAGAACAGATTATGCCGGCTACTTTGAACAAATACATCCTGACAGACTTATTGCGCGACAAAATGGGCTTCAACGGCTTGGTTGTTACCGATGCCAGCCACATGGTCGCGATGACTTCCGCCATGAAACGTCAAGATATGCTGCCGACAGCTATCGCTGCAGGGTCCGACTTGTTCTTGTTCTTCAATGATCCGGACGAAGATTTCCAATGGATGTTGGACGGCTACAACAACGGCGTCATCACTGACGATCGTTTGGAAGAAGCATTGACACGCATCTTAGGCACGAAAGCTGCTTTAGGCCTGCACAAAAAAGCGAAAACAGAAATCTTGCCGGCCAAAGAAGAAGCGATGGCTAAAATCGGCTTGCCGGAAAACAAAGCGATCGCAGTTGAGGTTGCCGACAAAGCGATCACTTTGGTCAAAAACAACCAAAACATCTTCCCGATCTCACCGGATAAAACGAAACGTGTCCTTTTGGTCAACGTTGAAGGCCATAAAGGCGGCTTCGGCGCAATGATCGGCGGAGAAGCTGTTCGTCCTGTCGATACATTGAAAGGTATCCTGGAAGCTGAAGGCTTTGAAGTCTCCATCTGGGAATCTACCGAAGAACGGATCAATAAATTGCCGGAAGAAGAAAGAGCCGCGGCCGTTGCGAACGTGTACGCTCAAAAACGTCCGATCAAAGATTTGATAGCGGCTTACGATTTGGTCATCAATGTAGCTTCAGTACAACCGAATACAGATCAACGCATCCAATGGCCAGCTTCAAAAGGAACACCGGACATTCCGTTCTATGTCCATGAAATCCCGACAATCTTTGTTTCTGTACAAGCACCGAACCACTTGGCTGACGTGCCGCAAGTACAAACTTACATCAACACATACGATTCAAAAGACTTCACGTTGCAAGCTCTTGTCGACAAGATGGTCGGCCGTTCTGAATTCACTGGTGTTTCTCCAGTTGATGCATTCTGCGGCTTCCTGGATACACGCTATTAA
- a CDS encoding aminotransferase class I/II-fold pyridoxal phosphate-dependent enzyme produces the protein MRNPINAKVREIKPSGIRRFFDIANEIPGVISLGVGEPDFDTPWIVRDEGMYTLQKGRTFYTANAGLAELRQEICRYLERRYNLNYSPENETVVTVGGSEAIDLALRAMLDPGDEVVYAEPCYVSYLPCIVLADGVPVAIPLQEKNQFRLTKEELEAAITPKTKVLILSYPNNPTGAVMSKEDLEAIAEVIIENDLFVITDEIYSELSYNGDHVSIASLPGMKERTVYINGFSKGFAMTGWRLGYATAPPVIMEQMIKIHQFAIMAAPTTSQYAGIVALRSCDDNVAEMRESYNQRRRYLMKVLKDLGLPCFVPFGAFYVFPNITEFGLTSEEFATRLVMEEKVAVVPGSAFGESGEGFIRISYAYSIEELKEAFGHIKSFIERLRAEKKSDQ, from the coding sequence ATGAGAAATCCGATAAATGCTAAGGTGCGGGAAATCAAACCTTCCGGCATCCGAAGATTTTTTGATATTGCGAATGAGATACCTGGAGTGATTTCATTAGGGGTAGGCGAACCAGACTTTGACACCCCTTGGATTGTGCGTGACGAAGGCATGTACACCCTTCAAAAAGGACGCACTTTCTACACGGCAAATGCTGGGTTGGCTGAACTGCGCCAAGAAATCTGCCGCTATCTGGAACGCCGCTATAATCTGAATTATTCCCCCGAGAATGAGACCGTTGTGACGGTGGGCGGCAGTGAAGCCATTGATTTGGCGTTGCGTGCCATGTTGGATCCGGGCGACGAAGTTGTCTATGCGGAACCTTGCTATGTCTCTTATCTTCCGTGCATCGTGCTTGCTGATGGAGTCCCGGTTGCTATCCCGTTGCAGGAGAAGAACCAATTCCGTTTGACGAAAGAGGAACTGGAAGCGGCGATCACTCCGAAAACCAAAGTACTGATCCTTTCTTATCCCAACAACCCGACTGGGGCCGTTATGTCCAAAGAAGACTTGGAAGCAATCGCTGAAGTCATCATCGAAAACGACCTGTTCGTCATCACAGATGAAATCTATAGTGAACTTTCCTACAATGGAGATCACGTCAGTATTGCTTCTTTACCGGGAATGAAGGAACGGACCGTATACATCAACGGATTCTCGAAAGGGTTTGCGATGACCGGTTGGCGTTTGGGCTACGCCACTGCTCCGCCGGTAATTATGGAGCAGATGATCAAAATTCATCAATTCGCTATCATGGCCGCACCGACGACAAGCCAATACGCTGGAATTGTTGCTTTGAGAAGCTGCGACGATAATGTTGCCGAGATGCGTGAAAGCTACAATCAACGTCGACGTTATTTGATGAAAGTCCTGAAAGATTTGGGATTGCCCTGTTTTGTGCCTTTTGGCGCCTTTTATGTTTTCCCGAATATAACCGAATTTGGTTTGACTTCGGAAGAGTTCGCTACCCGTTTGGTTATGGAAGAGAAAGTGGCTGTTGTGCCCGGATCGGCCTTCGGAGAGAGTGGAGAGGGCTTTATCCGCATTTCGTATGCCTATTCCATTGAAGAGCTGAAAGAAGCTTTTGGACACATAAAAAGCTTTATCGAACGCCTACGCGCAGAGAAGAAAAGCGATCAATAA
- a CDS encoding hotdog domain-containing protein — MNPTKKELTCNQTRNIRTAFVSYSELNDKDTLFGGEIMSHFDSACGRAVFNFVKRPSFTATVDLVAFIQPVQKNEAIYVEAYVSGCGNTSVEAFAKLTATDVRTGENRICAYAFLTFVITDSSDPDFVMPLIHPKSAEEKMICSGYEERRTNNLVKRNQNSQLLSGLSTKQIWDA; from the coding sequence ATGAATCCTACAAAAAAAGAACTGACATGCAACCAGACACGTAACATCCGCACCGCGTTCGTGTCCTACAGCGAATTGAACGATAAAGACACCCTATTCGGCGGCGAAATCATGTCGCACTTCGACTCAGCCTGCGGAAGGGCCGTATTCAACTTCGTCAAACGACCTTCCTTTACCGCGACTGTCGATTTGGTCGCTTTCATCCAGCCCGTCCAGAAAAATGAGGCCATCTATGTGGAAGCGTATGTTTCCGGCTGCGGCAACACTTCGGTGGAAGCCTTCGCCAAATTGACCGCCACCGATGTCCGCACAGGCGAAAACCGCATCTGCGCTTACGCCTTCCTGACGTTCGTCATCACCGACAGCTCAGACCCGGACTTTGTGATGCCGCTGATCCATCCCAAGTCGGCTGAAGAAAAGATGATCTGTTCCGGATACGAGGAGCGCAGGACCAATAATCTGGTCAAACGCAACCAGAACAGCCAACTGCTTTCCGGACTTTCCACCAAACAGATTTGGGATGCCTGA
- a CDS encoding Lrp/AsnC family transcriptional regulator yields the protein MNNELKEKILKIIEKNNKLTDEEVAVMLGVDTEEVAIAVKELEADKIICGYHTLINWDKTGDDEVSAIIELRVNPQRGSGFDRIAEKVYQFPEVETVFLMSGGFDFMVQLKKAPMKEIALFVAKRLSVIDEVQSTTTHFVLKRYKDHGTLFVDEGDDKRMVLTP from the coding sequence ATGAATAACGAATTGAAGGAAAAGATTCTGAAGATTATTGAAAAGAACAACAAATTGACTGATGAAGAAGTGGCGGTCATGTTGGGTGTTGACACAGAAGAAGTTGCAATTGCCGTGAAAGAGCTGGAAGCGGACAAAATCATCTGCGGTTACCACACTTTGATCAATTGGGATAAGACCGGCGATGACGAAGTTTCTGCCATCATCGAATTGCGCGTAAATCCGCAAAGAGGATCCGGATTCGATCGTATCGCTGAAAAAGTATACCAATTCCCGGAAGTGGAGACCGTTTTCCTGATGTCCGGAGGCTTTGATTTTATGGTGCAGTTGAAGAAAGCACCGATGAAGGAGATTGCACTGTTTGTCGCAAAACGTCTTTCTGTCATCGATGAAGTACAATCAACCACTACTCATTTCGTATTGAAACGTTATAAAGACCACGGCACGTTGTTCGTGGATGAGGGTGACGACAAACGGATGGTGTTGACTCCATGA